From Paenibacillus sp. FSL H8-0537:
TGAAGCTCTACGCCTGCGTCCAGATGTCATTACAATGGATGTGGAAATGCCCGGAATGGATGGGCTTACAGCCCTTTCGGAAATTATGCGACGTGTGCCGACCCCCGTTATTATACTCAGCTCCTTACATAAATTTGGCGGGGAAGAGACCATTATGGCGCTTCAGCGCGGAGCGGTTGATTTTGTCGCCAAGCCGTCGGGAGAATTATCAGCCGATATTTATAAAGTAAAGTCAGAATTGTGTGAAAAAATAAAAAATGCAGCCGGAGCGCCGATTCAGCGGCTTCTGAAGCTCGCGGGCGTGCCGCAGGCGCTGCCTACGCCTCATCCTCAGCTGAGAAAAACAACCTTGGCCGCATCTATCGTCCGTGAGCTCATAGCGATAGGCTCCTCTACCGGGGGGCCGCAAGCACTAACCGTGCTGCTCAAAAGCTTACCCGCTGCTTTTGAGCATCCCATCGTCATCGTGCAGCATATGCCGGCGACCTTTACCGCTTCGTTAGCTCAAAGACTGGACGGAGTTAGCGCTGTGAAGGTCGTTGAGGCGAAGGATAAGCAGCAGC
This genomic window contains:
- a CDS encoding chemotaxis response regulator protein-glutamate methylesterase — translated: MHRILVVDDSSFMRHLIKRYIEEDPKLKVVGEARNGEEAIAEALRLRPDVITMDVEMPGMDGLTALSEIMRRVPTPVIILSSLHKFGGEETIMALQRGAVDFVAKPSGELSADIYKVKSELCEKIKNAAGAPIQRLLKLAGVPQALPTPHPQLRKTTLAASIVRELIAIGSSTGGPQALTVLLKSLPAAFEHPIVIVQHMPATFTASLAQRLDGVSAVKVVEAKDKQQLVNGTVFIAPGDSHMNVEEKDGSYFIKLHQKPLAGLHRPSVDELFRSVAELKRLKRHLVLLTGMGSDGAEQMLQARKAGQAATTIAEAKETCIVYGMPKAAVDRGAVDYVLPIEQIGRKLLDVTKGKI